In Rhodococcus rhodochrous, a single genomic region encodes these proteins:
- a CDS encoding acetyl-CoA C-acetyltransferase, producing MPEAVIVSAVRSPIGRARKGSLASIRPDDLATQMVAAALAQVPDLDPTEIDDLMLGCGQPAGQSGFNIARVVAVQLGYDFLPGVTVNRYCSSSLQTTRMALHAIKAGEGDVFVSAGVESVSSFVTGNADGLPDTKNPLFDEAQARSAKLAEGGVAWTDPRSEGLLPDVYVAMGQTAENVASHTGISREDQDRWGVRSHNLAEEAIKSGFFEREITPVTLADGTVVSTDDGPRPGTTYEAVSQLKPVFRPDGTVTAGNACPLNDGAAALVIMSDTKAKELGLTPLARIVSTGVSGLSPEIMGLGPIDATRKALANANMGIDDIDLFEINEAFAVQVLGSARELKIDEDKLNVSGGAIALGHPFGMTGARITATLINNLQTHDKQFGVETMCVGGGQGMAMVLERLS from the coding sequence ATGCCCGAAGCAGTAATCGTGTCCGCAGTACGGTCGCCGATCGGGCGAGCGCGCAAGGGCTCGCTCGCATCGATCCGCCCGGACGACCTGGCGACCCAGATGGTCGCCGCGGCGCTCGCCCAGGTCCCCGACCTCGATCCCACCGAGATCGACGACCTGATGCTCGGCTGCGGACAGCCCGCAGGACAGTCCGGCTTCAACATCGCCCGCGTGGTCGCGGTGCAGCTCGGCTACGACTTCCTGCCCGGTGTGACCGTCAACCGGTACTGCTCGTCGTCGCTGCAGACCACCCGCATGGCGCTGCACGCCATCAAGGCCGGTGAAGGCGACGTGTTCGTCTCTGCCGGTGTCGAGTCGGTGTCGAGTTTCGTGACCGGCAACGCCGACGGCCTGCCCGACACCAAGAACCCGCTGTTCGACGAGGCGCAGGCGCGCAGCGCGAAGCTCGCCGAGGGGGGCGTGGCGTGGACCGACCCGCGTAGCGAGGGATTGCTGCCGGATGTCTACGTCGCGATGGGACAGACCGCCGAGAACGTCGCCTCCCACACCGGGATCTCCCGGGAGGACCAGGATCGCTGGGGCGTGCGCTCGCACAACCTGGCGGAAGAGGCCATCAAGAGTGGCTTCTTCGAGCGGGAGATCACCCCGGTGACCCTCGCCGACGGCACGGTCGTCAGCACCGACGACGGTCCGCGCCCGGGCACCACCTACGAGGCGGTCAGTCAGCTCAAGCCGGTCTTCCGCCCGGACGGCACGGTGACCGCCGGCAACGCGTGCCCGCTCAACGACGGTGCGGCCGCTCTGGTGATCATGTCCGACACGAAGGCGAAGGAACTCGGGCTCACCCCGCTCGCGCGCATCGTCTCCACCGGTGTCTCGGGCCTGTCGCCGGAGATCATGGGCCTCGGACCGATCGACGCGACCCGCAAGGCGCTCGCCAACGCGAACATGGGCATCGACGACATCGACCTGTTCGAGATCAACGAGGCGTTCGCCGTGCAGGTGCTCGGCTCGGCGCGCGAGCTGAAGATCGACGAGGACAAGCTCAACGTCTCCGGTGGCGCGATCGCCCTCGGTCACCCCTTCGGCATGACCGGTGCCCGCATCACCGCGACCCTCATCAACAACCTGCAGACCCACGACAAGCAGTTCGGCGTCGAGACGATGTGCGTCGGCGGTGGCCAGGGCATGGCGATGGTGCTCGAGCGGTTGAGCTGA